One Edaphobacter flagellatus genomic region harbors:
- the topA gene encoding type I DNA topoisomerase: MAKSLVIVESPAKAKTIGKYLGSDYTVEASIGHIMDLPKNDIGVELKPRTFQPTLIVSPGKEKVVDRLKKLAAKADAVYLAPDPDREGEAIAAHLSMQLLPVVKDKSKVRRVTFNEITKKAVNAAFLHARDVDENLVDAQQTRRVLDRLVGYQISPLLWDKVRRGLSAGRVQTVALRLIVEREQEINDFKPVEYWTIDADLLPGGGKQGFTARFVGVNGVPSRVANGTGEDGKEQFIANALPDGEAVEEVVSELNKATWRVRSVEKKERRNNPKAPYTTSKLQQDAAGRLGFNVRRTMGVAQRLYEGVEIGAEGTVGLITYMRTDSTRVSPDAIAEAREYIGKLGSAYLPAKPNEYAGKKQVQAQDAHEAIRPTSVKFTPDSIRKYLSDEQYRLYKLIWQRFVSSQMTPAIFDQTTVDIEAKAKLTYDFRVSGSVLKFEGHLKFEEEEKRARAAAKEKAAREEAKLAPQTGVDAENDDDAEGESRLPELAAGEALKLEKLDTQQKFTQPPPRYNEASLVKTLEEKGIGRPSTYASIINTIQDRDYVKKIAGRFVPTEIGIVVTKLLVKNFPYIFDTQYTATLEGELDAVEDGQERWTDLLNGFYDHFEKELKVAEKHMEDIKRMEEPTKEVCDKCGSPLILKWGKFGSFYSCSNFSKTKPMTVAGGRWKKDQKAILKKITSAFTFPMTVKALTGDVTDFTAEAADAKALTAAIEEAQQKGKKVTVETFSCDFTKENFAAKPDLSAPGADDAPEEEACDNCGRTMVLRNGPWGPFMACPGYNEDPPCKTIRKLNQKVQQKPPVQLEEACPKCGKPLLLRNGQYGEFISCSGYPKCKYIKQELLEAKCPKDGGDIAVRKTKRGDTFYGCVNYPKCDFASNQKLIDETCPKCESAYLLEVVNDKGTFWVCPNNHEDLPKKRKKKGEVEAAPTTPPCTYKKKVAGPAPKTTEPLTRPDPEKTRPVVESVA; this comes from the coding sequence ATGGCTAAGTCACTTGTGATCGTGGAGTCGCCCGCGAAGGCGAAGACGATCGGAAAATATCTCGGCAGCGACTACACGGTGGAGGCCTCAATCGGCCACATCATGGACCTGCCCAAAAACGACATCGGCGTAGAGCTGAAGCCTCGCACGTTTCAGCCGACGCTGATCGTCTCTCCTGGTAAGGAGAAGGTCGTCGACCGCCTGAAGAAGCTGGCGGCGAAGGCCGATGCTGTTTATCTGGCGCCTGACCCGGACCGCGAAGGCGAGGCTATCGCCGCGCATCTCTCCATGCAGCTCCTTCCTGTCGTTAAGGACAAATCGAAGGTGCGCCGCGTCACTTTTAATGAGATTACGAAGAAGGCGGTGAATGCGGCCTTCCTGCATGCTCGCGACGTCGATGAGAATCTGGTCGATGCGCAGCAGACACGCCGTGTGCTCGACCGTCTGGTGGGCTACCAGATATCGCCGTTGTTGTGGGACAAGGTGCGCCGCGGACTCAGTGCCGGTCGCGTCCAGACCGTTGCACTGCGCCTGATCGTCGAGCGCGAGCAGGAGATCAACGACTTCAAGCCGGTTGAGTACTGGACCATTGATGCCGATCTTCTGCCCGGCGGAGGCAAACAGGGATTCACCGCGCGCTTTGTCGGTGTCAACGGCGTTCCATCGCGTGTAGCCAATGGAACAGGCGAGGACGGCAAAGAGCAGTTCATCGCCAACGCTTTACCCGATGGTGAAGCCGTCGAAGAAGTCGTCAGCGAGCTGAACAAAGCAACATGGCGTGTACGCTCGGTTGAGAAGAAAGAGCGCCGCAATAATCCGAAGGCTCCTTATACAACCAGCAAGCTGCAGCAGGACGCTGCGGGCCGTCTCGGCTTCAACGTGCGCCGTACGATGGGCGTGGCTCAGCGTCTATATGAAGGTGTCGAGATCGGTGCCGAAGGCACGGTCGGACTCATCACCTACATGCGTACCGACTCCACCCGCGTCAGCCCCGATGCGATTGCCGAGGCGCGCGAGTACATCGGCAAGCTCGGCAGCGCCTATCTTCCGGCAAAGCCGAATGAATATGCCGGCAAGAAGCAGGTGCAGGCTCAGGACGCGCACGAAGCGATTCGTCCCACGTCGGTCAAGTTCACACCCGACTCGATCCGCAAGTATCTTTCGGACGAGCAGTACCGGCTGTACAAGCTGATCTGGCAGCGCTTCGTCTCCAGTCAGATGACGCCTGCGATCTTCGATCAGACGACGGTCGACATCGAGGCGAAGGCGAAACTGACCTATGACTTCCGCGTGAGCGGCAGCGTGCTCAAGTTTGAAGGCCACCTGAAATTCGAAGAGGAAGAGAAGCGCGCCCGTGCTGCTGCGAAAGAAAAGGCAGCGCGCGAAGAAGCGAAGCTCGCTCCGCAGACTGGTGTCGATGCCGAGAACGACGACGATGCCGAAGGCGAGAGCAGGCTGCCTGAGCTCGCAGCAGGCGAAGCCCTCAAGCTCGAAAAGCTCGATACGCAGCAGAAGTTCACCCAGCCGCCTCCACGTTACAACGAGGCCAGCCTGGTGAAAACGCTCGAAGAGAAGGGAATTGGACGTCCTTCGACCTACGCGTCGATCATCAACACCATCCAGGACCGCGACTACGTCAAGAAGATTGCGGGCCGCTTTGTGCCGACGGAGATTGGCATCGTCGTCACGAAGCTGCTGGTGAAAAACTTCCCCTACATCTTCGACACGCAGTACACGGCCACGCTCGAAGGCGAGCTCGACGCCGTGGAAGATGGACAGGAGCGCTGGACTGATCTGCTGAACGGCTTCTACGACCATTTTGAGAAAGAGCTCAAGGTCGCCGAGAAGCACATGGAAGACATCAAGCGGATGGAAGAGCCGACGAAGGAAGTCTGCGACAAGTGCGGAAGCCCGCTGATTCTGAAATGGGGCAAGTTCGGCAGCTTCTATTCCTGTTCGAACTTCTCCAAGACCAAGCCGATGACCGTCGCTGGCGGACGCTGGAAGAAGGATCAGAAGGCCATCCTGAAGAAGATCACCTCTGCGTTCACCTTCCCCATGACCGTGAAGGCGCTGACCGGCGACGTAACCGACTTCACCGCCGAGGCCGCCGACGCCAAGGCTCTCACGGCCGCGATCGAAGAGGCGCAGCAGAAGGGCAAGAAGGTCACCGTCGAAACCTTCAGCTGCGACTTCACCAAGGAGAACTTCGCCGCCAAGCCTGACCTGAGCGCTCCCGGAGCCGATGATGCTCCTGAAGAAGAAGCCTGCGACAACTGCGGTCGCACGATGGTGCTGCGTAACGGGCCATGGGGTCCGTTCATGGCCTGTCCCGGCTACAACGAAGACCCGCCGTGCAAGACCATCCGCAAGCTCAACCAGAAGGTGCAGCAGAAGCCGCCGGTGCAGCTTGAGGAAGCATGCCCCAAGTGCGGCAAGCCGCTCTTGCTGCGCAACGGCCAGTACGGCGAGTTCATCAGCTGCAGCGGCTATCCCAAGTGCAAGTACATCAAGCAGGAGCTGCTCGAGGCCAAGTGCCCGAAGGATGGTGGCGATATCGCCGTCCGCAAAACCAAGCGCGGAGACACGTTCTACGGCTGCGTCAACTATCCGAAGTGTGACTTCGCTTCGAATCAGAAACTGATCGACGAGACCTGCCCCAAGTGCGAGAGCGCATATCTGCTTGAAGTGGTCAACGACAAGGGCACTTTCTGGGTCTGCCCTAACAACCACGAGGACCTGCCGAAGAAGCGGAAGAAGAAGGGCGAAGTGGAGGCCGCGCCGACGACTCCTCCATGCACGTATAAGAAGAAGGTGGCGGGGCCGGCTCCCAAAACAACCGAGCCGCTCACCCGCCCGGACCCTGAAAAGACTCGGCCCGTGGTCGAGAGCGTAGCCTGA
- the dprA gene encoding DNA-processing protein DprA produces the protein MELGQQSSTATVGQSETAKLAWLGLILTPGIGATRAWKVMQRLAEPERLFEASLTDLEGLGMPAHSAQFIFDRKARAAAESEWQRVAEAGGSILTPNDDAYPERLKEIYDPPAVLWIRGNVASLSRPGIAVVGTRHPSTYGAGMAEMLSRDLAARRLTIFSGMARGVDTAAHKGALAAKGNTVAVWGTGIDVIYPKENKRLAEQIVESGGAIVSEYPLGTFPAPQNFPVRNRILSGLSIGVLVIEAAEHSGTRITARLAMEQNRDVYALPGNVTNKNAWGPNTLIKQGARLTATWEDVWEDLPTSARLQLEEELGVTGADESNSQNAASLFNAIELSGQERVVLERLRPDEATQLDELIEGLEGELGSAEIFTALFELELAGRVKQLPGKNYVRTL, from the coding sequence ATGGAGTTGGGCCAGCAGAGCAGTACGGCTACGGTGGGGCAAAGTGAGACGGCAAAGTTAGCGTGGCTGGGGTTGATCCTGACCCCAGGCATTGGAGCGACTCGGGCGTGGAAAGTGATGCAGCGCCTCGCCGAGCCGGAGCGTCTGTTCGAGGCCTCGCTGACCGACCTTGAAGGTCTGGGAATGCCTGCCCACTCCGCGCAGTTCATCTTCGACCGCAAGGCGCGCGCGGCTGCCGAGAGCGAGTGGCAACGTGTCGCCGAGGCCGGCGGCAGCATCCTGACGCCGAACGACGACGCATACCCCGAGCGTCTGAAAGAGATCTACGATCCGCCTGCCGTATTGTGGATTCGCGGCAACGTGGCATCGCTCTCGCGTCCCGGCATCGCCGTCGTGGGCACGCGGCATCCGTCAACCTACGGTGCGGGCATGGCCGAGATGCTGTCGCGCGATCTGGCGGCGCGCAGGCTGACGATCTTCAGTGGCATGGCCCGCGGCGTCGATACCGCCGCACACAAGGGAGCACTGGCAGCGAAGGGAAATACTGTCGCCGTCTGGGGCACAGGGATCGACGTCATCTACCCGAAGGAGAACAAACGGCTGGCCGAGCAGATCGTCGAAAGCGGTGGCGCCATCGTCAGCGAGTACCCACTGGGCACCTTTCCCGCGCCGCAGAACTTTCCCGTGCGCAATCGCATCCTCAGCGGCCTCAGCATCGGCGTGCTCGTCATCGAAGCAGCGGAACACAGCGGCACACGCATCACCGCACGGCTGGCGATGGAGCAGAACCGCGACGTCTACGCGCTTCCCGGCAACGTGACGAACAAGAATGCCTGGGGGCCGAACACACTCATCAAGCAAGGAGCCAGGCTCACGGCCACCTGGGAGGACGTCTGGGAGGACCTGCCCACCTCCGCGCGTCTGCAACTGGAAGAGGAGCTGGGAGTTACGGGCGCCGATGAATCGAATTCACAAAATGCTGCATCCTTATTTAACGCAATCGAGCTCTCCGGGCAGGAACGGGTCGTTTTGGAACGGCTACGACCGGACGAAGCGACGCAACTGGATGAGTTGATCGAGGGGCTGGAAGGAGAGCTTGGATCGGCGGAGATCTTCACGGCGCTGTTTGAACTGGAGCTGGCAGGACGGGTGAAGCAGCTTCCCGGAAAAAATTACGTCCGGACACTTTGA
- a CDS encoding mannonate dehydratase produces the protein MDRRRFLSGTTAAAAFALGAGETASQSAFAQTSSQGEAASKRVLLKLGCQSHPTTDAHLKYLVRYGVKHICGYPETAEGRIYSTVDELSRMRELAEKNGVTVMCVGPPALESTYIDNEKHPAIMLAQSPERDRDIEQFQTLIRNCARVGLPSIKYNMSILGVLRTGRVPGRGDATYSQWKLKDAHPKTPLTKAGHVDADAFWERITYFLDRVIPVANEYKIRMACHPHDPGVPPEGYQGVDRVLGTVDGLKRFISIRESEYHGLNFCQGTVSEMLADPGKEIYDVIRYFGTRKKIFNVHFRNIRGHRDDFVEVYPDEGDVDMWKAVQVYKEVGYPYMLMPDHVPQAPNDPEGLQSFAFCYGYIRGLIQVARSQT, from the coding sequence ATGGATCGCAGACGATTTCTTTCTGGTACGACCGCAGCGGCAGCGTTTGCTCTCGGTGCAGGCGAGACGGCCTCGCAGAGTGCCTTCGCACAAACTTCTTCGCAAGGCGAAGCCGCATCGAAGCGCGTGCTGCTGAAGCTGGGCTGTCAGTCCCACCCGACAACGGACGCACACCTGAAGTATCTGGTGCGGTATGGCGTAAAGCATATCTGCGGCTATCCGGAGACCGCCGAGGGACGTATCTACTCGACTGTCGATGAGTTGAGCCGGATGCGCGAGCTGGCCGAGAAGAACGGCGTGACCGTGATGTGCGTAGGACCACCGGCGCTGGAGTCGACCTACATCGACAACGAAAAGCATCCCGCCATCATGCTGGCGCAGAGTCCCGAGCGCGACCGCGACATCGAGCAGTTCCAGACGCTGATCCGCAACTGCGCGCGCGTTGGTCTGCCTTCGATCAAATACAACATGAGCATCCTCGGTGTGCTGCGAACGGGCCGCGTACCAGGCCGCGGGGACGCGACCTACAGCCAGTGGAAGCTGAAGGACGCGCATCCGAAGACTCCACTGACGAAGGCCGGTCACGTCGACGCAGACGCTTTTTGGGAGAGAATCACCTACTTCCTCGACCGTGTCATTCCCGTTGCGAACGAGTACAAGATTCGCATGGCCTGCCATCCGCACGATCCAGGCGTTCCGCCGGAGGGCTATCAGGGCGTCGATCGCGTGCTCGGCACGGTGGACGGGCTGAAACGATTCATCTCCATCCGCGAAAGCGAATACCACGGGCTGAACTTCTGCCAGGGAACCGTCTCGGAGATGCTCGCCGATCCCGGCAAGGAGATTTATGACGTGATCCGGTACTTCGGTACGCGGAAGAAGATTTTCAACGTGCACTTCCGCAACATCCGCGGGCATCGGGATGACTTTGTCGAGGTCTATCCGGATGAGGGCGATGTCGATATGTGGAAGGCGGTTCAGGTCTATAAGGAGGTTGGCTATCCTTATATGCTGATGCCAGACCACGTCCCGCAGGCACCCAATGATCCAGAGGGACTGCAATCGTTCGCCTTCTGTTATGGATATATTCGCGGGTTGATCCAGGTGGCGCGGTCGCAGACTTAG
- a CDS encoding DUF3565 domain-containing protein, translating into MKRAIIGFEKDEQNHWVARLACGHGQHVRHDPPWTVREWVTTEQGRASRLGVELDCKRCDEEAAADADS; encoded by the coding sequence ATGAAGCGGGCGATCATCGGCTTCGAAAAGGACGAGCAGAACCACTGGGTCGCCCGCCTGGCGTGTGGGCATGGCCAGCATGTGCGCCACGATCCTCCGTGGACGGTGCGTGAGTGGGTGACGACGGAGCAGGGGCGTGCTTCGCGTCTCGGCGTGGAACTTGATTGCAAGCGTTGCGATGAAGAAGCTGCTGCAGACGCGGATTCGTGA
- a CDS encoding menaquinone biosynthesis protein: MRTFSHPVHVAAINFLNPAPLMWDFEHPPLAAKLAERYQLHYTLPSLCADELLAGRADLGLIPIASLTPSLAIVPGCTIASLGHVRSIQLIVKAPLTLEQVRTVAADNASRSSRAYAEILFRRFLRTSPAFLTQPADPVTMLRNADAALLIGDPALLALESRSQIEAAVGPCQWFDLANEWRTRTGLPWVAAVWAVRPESLAQSHVTASTLIDDLIRSRDHGLAHTDDLVAEWVPRIALPAETIHHYLTANIHYTLTPECIRTIEVFREYAAGEGILPSLPSLHFV, encoded by the coding sequence TTGCGCACCTTCTCACATCCCGTCCACGTTGCGGCGATCAACTTTTTGAATCCTGCGCCGCTTATGTGGGACTTCGAGCATCCTCCTCTGGCGGCGAAGCTCGCGGAACGCTATCAGCTTCACTACACCCTGCCCTCGCTTTGTGCCGATGAGCTGCTTGCGGGCCGCGCCGATCTTGGCCTTATCCCCATTGCATCGCTTACGCCTTCGCTGGCCATCGTGCCCGGTTGCACGATTGCATCGCTCGGCCATGTCCGCTCCATTCAGCTCATCGTGAAAGCCCCGCTCACACTGGAGCAGGTGCGCACCGTCGCAGCGGACAATGCCTCGCGAAGCTCACGTGCGTATGCCGAGATCCTCTTCCGCAGATTTCTCCGGACATCGCCCGCGTTCCTCACGCAACCTGCCGACCCGGTTACGATGCTTCGCAATGCCGATGCGGCACTGCTGATCGGCGATCCTGCGCTGCTGGCTCTTGAGTCGCGCAGCCAGATTGAGGCCGCTGTAGGGCCATGCCAGTGGTTTGACCTTGCCAACGAGTGGCGCACACGGACCGGCCTGCCCTGGGTGGCCGCCGTCTGGGCTGTTCGTCCAGAGTCGCTCGCGCAGAGTCACGTTACCGCTTCTACATTGATCGACGACCTCATCCGTTCCCGCGACCACGGACTTGCCCATACCGACGACCTGGTCGCCGAATGGGTACCGCGTATCGCGTTGCCGGCTGAGACGATTCACCACTACCTCACCGCCAACATTCACTACACGCTGACGCCGGAATGCATCCGCACCATTGAGGTCTTTCGTGAATATGCGGCTGGCGAGGGCATCCTTCCGTCTCTGCCCTCATTGCATTTTGTGTAA
- a CDS encoding YqaA family protein, giving the protein MISTVTSLGADTAGTAIEIVAPRYPRSPLLHFLFSFGLFGLFFVALVDSSFVPLPIPGLTDIMLILMAARHTNPFLLVAIASVGGAIGGLVSYRVGRSGGMALLERRVPPRIFNLVCEWMERHAILSIALPALLPPPVPLTPFVLAAGALKLPRKKFLIAFITSRTARYAIDVLLGLHYGRHILRGWNHLSAKYSTPILVVLWTAIGLSCGFAVWKLYKASKSVSPQSFVPPTKSVV; this is encoded by the coding sequence ATGATCTCGACCGTCACCTCACTGGGAGCCGATACCGCAGGTACCGCGATTGAGATTGTTGCTCCGCGCTATCCGCGCTCGCCGCTGCTGCACTTCCTCTTCAGCTTCGGACTCTTCGGGCTCTTCTTCGTCGCACTGGTCGACTCGTCGTTCGTGCCTCTGCCGATCCCAGGGCTCACCGACATCATGCTCATCCTGATGGCCGCGCGGCATACCAACCCCTTCCTGCTTGTTGCGATCGCATCGGTAGGGGGAGCCATCGGCGGTTTGGTCAGCTATCGCGTCGGCCGCTCCGGCGGTATGGCATTGCTGGAGCGCCGCGTTCCGCCACGCATCTTCAACCTTGTATGCGAGTGGATGGAGCGCCACGCCATCCTCTCCATTGCGCTTCCGGCGCTTCTGCCGCCGCCGGTTCCGCTCACGCCGTTTGTGCTGGCTGCAGGAGCATTGAAGCTGCCGCGGAAGAAGTTCCTTATCGCCTTCATCACCAGCAGGACGGCACGCTATGCCATCGATGTCCTCCTCGGCCTGCATTATGGGCGTCACATTTTGCGAGGGTGGAACCACCTTTCGGCCAAGTACTCTACACCGATCCTCGTCGTCCTCTGGACAGCGATCGGCTTAAGCTGTGGCTTCGCTGTGTGGAAGCTGTACAAGGCGTCGAAGAGTGTCTCACCACAGAGCTTCGTACCTCCCACCAAATCGGTGGTGTAA
- a CDS encoding DUF2306 domain-containing protein, producing the protein MSAHAHDPLWVKLFLTIHIAAGAMSFLLAPIALATAKGGKQHKRWGMVYLWSMGAVAFTAVPMAFFFPVRFLALVSVFSFYFAFSGYRVLRLKDLARDGSAGPIDWIAAVITFATSTLLAWLSWFRPATMEVIPIVGVVFGLIGMRVSAQQIISFVRKPKEKMFWWYTHLGNFIGSYIAAWSAFSVVTLSRVLGNQWYVWLWPVMIGIPAIIITTAYYKRKFAPRPKSPAVA; encoded by the coding sequence ATGTCGGCACATGCGCATGATCCGTTGTGGGTAAAGCTGTTTCTGACCATTCATATTGCAGCGGGAGCCATGTCGTTCCTGCTGGCTCCTATAGCCCTGGCGACGGCCAAGGGAGGCAAGCAGCATAAACGCTGGGGCATGGTGTACCTGTGGTCGATGGGAGCCGTTGCGTTCACCGCCGTTCCTATGGCGTTCTTCTTCCCGGTGCGGTTTCTGGCGCTCGTCTCGGTCTTCAGCTTCTACTTCGCATTTTCAGGCTATCGCGTATTGCGGTTGAAGGATCTGGCCCGCGACGGTAGTGCCGGGCCCATCGATTGGATCGCCGCGGTGATTACTTTTGCGACGAGCACGCTGCTGGCGTGGTTAAGCTGGTTCCGGCCCGCCACGATGGAGGTGATTCCAATCGTCGGTGTGGTCTTTGGATTGATCGGAATGCGTGTCTCGGCTCAGCAGATAATCTCATTCGTGCGCAAGCCGAAGGAGAAGATGTTCTGGTGGTACACGCATCTGGGGAACTTTATCGGCAGCTACATTGCGGCGTGGTCGGCGTTCAGCGTGGTGACGCTATCGCGAGTCCTGGGAAACCAATGGTATGTATGGCTGTGGCCAGTGATGATCGGCATTCCTGCGATCATCATCACGACGGCTTACTATAAACGGAAATTCGCGCCGCGTCCGAAAAGCCCTGCGGTAGCGTAG
- a CDS encoding PadR family transcriptional regulator, with product MKTKKADQGTTSNALLGLLTLCPMSGYDMRALIDRSIGHFWSESYGQIYPSLKRMAAAGLVEKKTERTKGKPDRNVFSLTPAGKERLKAWLREPITQVETSRSELLLKLFFGSHVSAEVNRQHVESFIATHQATLKHFAAIEKQLRREEANDPQLPYWLMTLSFGRHRSEALVRWGRETLKKLDELESRKKSKKV from the coding sequence ATGAAAACGAAAAAGGCCGATCAGGGAACGACATCGAATGCGCTGCTGGGGCTTTTGACTCTGTGCCCTATGTCGGGCTATGACATGCGAGCCTTGATTGATCGGTCGATCGGGCACTTCTGGAGCGAGAGTTACGGACAGATTTACCCATCGCTTAAGCGGATGGCAGCCGCGGGGCTGGTCGAGAAGAAGACCGAGCGCACGAAGGGGAAGCCCGACAGAAATGTCTTCTCGTTGACGCCGGCAGGCAAGGAGAGGCTGAAGGCATGGCTGCGTGAACCGATCACGCAGGTGGAGACGTCACGCAGCGAGCTGCTGCTGAAGCTTTTCTTTGGTAGCCACGTATCGGCCGAGGTGAACCGGCAGCATGTCGAAAGCTTTATCGCGACACATCAGGCGACGCTAAAACATTTTGCGGCTATAGAAAAACAGCTCCGGCGCGAGGAGGCCAACGATCCGCAGCTGCCGTACTGGCTGATGACATTGAGCTTTGGGAGACATCGCAGCGAGGCACTGGTGCGATGGGGCAGGGAGACGTTGAAGAAACTGGACGAGCTGGAGAGCAGGAAGAAATCGAAGAAGGTGTAG
- a CDS encoding beta-ketoacyl-ACP synthase III, whose protein sequence is MSLTLKPRTQVRAKISSVGTYVPPRLLTNADLEKMVETNDQWIVERTGIRERHLVDKGVATSDLAVAAAKRCLEQRGIPATEVEVIIVATVTPDMMFPATACLVQNKLGVPGAWGFDLSAACSGFPYALQVGAKLVESGVHKKVLVIGADVMSSIIDYTDRATCVIFGDGAGAVLLEPCAEGEIGLVDFWHEIDGSGGVSLNMPGGGSLNPTTEETVAKKMHYVHQDGQAVYKFAVRKMAEASEIILKRNGVEGNELGCFIPHQANKRIILSTAERLGMPEDRVVINIDRFGNTTAGTIPLAMQTAIDDGRLKKGDLVLLASVGAGFTVGATLLRWEF, encoded by the coding sequence TTGAGTCTTACATTGAAGCCGCGGACACAGGTGCGGGCAAAGATTTCTTCGGTTGGAACCTATGTTCCTCCGCGTCTGTTAACGAACGCCGATCTGGAAAAGATGGTGGAGACGAACGATCAGTGGATCGTGGAGCGGACGGGAATTCGCGAGCGTCACCTTGTCGATAAGGGCGTAGCCACCAGCGATCTGGCCGTTGCGGCGGCGAAGCGCTGCCTGGAGCAGCGCGGCATTCCGGCAACCGAGGTGGAGGTCATCATCGTCGCCACCGTCACGCCCGACATGATGTTTCCGGCGACGGCCTGCCTGGTGCAGAACAAGCTGGGCGTTCCCGGTGCGTGGGGATTCGACCTCTCGGCGGCTTGCTCAGGCTTTCCGTATGCGTTGCAGGTGGGCGCGAAGTTGGTGGAGAGCGGTGTGCATAAGAAGGTGTTGGTGATTGGAGCCGACGTGATGAGCTCGATCATCGACTACACGGATCGAGCGACGTGCGTGATCTTTGGCGACGGCGCGGGTGCTGTGTTGCTGGAGCCGTGCGCAGAGGGCGAGATCGGCCTGGTCGACTTCTGGCATGAGATCGATGGCTCCGGCGGCGTCTCGCTGAACATGCCGGGCGGAGGAAGCCTGAATCCAACGACGGAAGAGACCGTGGCGAAGAAGATGCACTATGTCCATCAGGACGGTCAGGCGGTCTACAAGTTCGCCGTACGCAAGATGGCCGAGGCTTCGGAGATAATCCTCAAGCGCAATGGCGTAGAGGGCAACGAGCTGGGCTGCTTCATTCCCCACCAGGCGAACAAGCGCATCATTCTTTCGACGGCAGAACGGCTTGGGATGCCGGAGGATCGCGTGGTCATCAATATCGATCGCTTTGGCAATACGACCGCAGGAACCATCCCGCTGGCGATGCAGACGGCCATCGACGACGGGCGGCTGAAGAAGGGCGATCTGGTGTTGCTGGCCAGCGTTGGTGCTGGTTTTACCGTGGGTGCCACGCTGCTGCGCTGGGAGTTCTAA
- a CDS encoding MutS-related protein gives MYPTFSPLDKPAVFYASALGHPLISVATCVRNDIALDTSTRFYLISGSNMAGKSTLLRSIGLNAVLAYAGAPVRASSLHLTFFTIGASLALTDSLADGKSKFLAEVERLSAILTASKQSPTLFLIDELFSGTNSHDRAIAAGAVLRDLLHNHAIGALSTHDLALTGLATPQTHGINVHMASPEPNDPLAFDFLLKPGVNPTSNALAIVRMMGIDPDS, from the coding sequence GTGTACCCCACATTTTCTCCACTCGACAAGCCCGCCGTCTTTTACGCCTCGGCGCTCGGCCATCCGCTGATCTCTGTCGCCACCTGCGTTCGCAACGACATTGCACTCGATACCTCCACACGCTTCTATCTCATCAGTGGCTCTAACATGGCCGGCAAATCAACCCTGCTGCGTTCTATCGGACTCAATGCCGTGCTCGCCTACGCTGGTGCTCCCGTCCGCGCCAGCTCGCTGCACCTCACCTTCTTCACCATCGGTGCCTCGCTCGCACTCACCGACTCCCTTGCCGATGGGAAATCCAAGTTCCTTGCTGAGGTTGAGCGCCTCAGCGCCATCCTCACAGCCAGCAAACAATCCCCTACGCTCTTTCTTATCGACGAGCTCTTCAGCGGAACCAACTCGCACGACCGGGCCATTGCCGCCGGTGCCGTTCTTCGCGATCTCCTGCACAATCACGCCATTGGAGCACTCTCCACCCACGACCTTGCGCTCACCGGCCTGGCTACTCCTCAGACGCACGGCATCAATGTGCACATGGCCAGCCCCGAACCCAACGATCCTCTCGCCTTCGACTTTCTTCTCAAACCCGGCGTCAATCCCACCTCCAATGCTCTTGCCATCGTTCGCATGATGGGCATCGATCCGGATTCGTAA